TTCCAACGCCCCCGCTGTTTCCCTCCAGCTCTGAcgcttcctgcctctccctctcctcccgcTGCATCCCGGGGCAGCTGCCCAGGGATCTTGGCAGAAGGCGACTTCCTGAAGGTGCATCCTGGGCCTCACCACCCTTGATTCTGCTCAAGCCTCTCCAGAAACTTCTCCTCAAGCCAGGTGTCCTTCAGCACATTGAAGGAGGGCTGTCTGCCGGGGTTTTTGAAGAACCTGAGCCAAAGCCTCTCAaactaaattttataaaatgcaaaccCTAATCCGCACAGAGAAGCCGATGGGAAAGCAGAAGTACCTCCAAGGCTCAAAAAAGCTTTTTATCTgctcctttttattctttatctgctcctttttttttgccGCCATTCTGGCCTTTCCAACTTCAAATCCACAGACAGAACTCACAAGGCATCTTGCTGGTGCTACACGCTAGTTCTGTGCCCGATTCTGCCACCGTGCTGTTGGAAAACATACACGTCCTGTTCTGACATGGCATATGTTGCCTCTTTCTTAACGTCTTTCCGCATCAAGAGCTGTTCCTTCTACCGTTGCTGTTCAGCCTATTGCCACTGCTTTCCTCTGAGCCCCACTGGTCCAGCTGACCCTTCCCCCCACCTTACTCTCTCTTCCAGGAATGACCTTCCTTTAACCCAGCTCCTAACCTTCTACCTGCCTTCTCCTAGATGGCACTCAGGGCCATTTTTTGAACTGAATTTGGCATATCAAAACCCAACTCATTCTTCACATCTTTGCTTCCTCTGGGGAGCCTCCCCTGATTCCCACCGGTTTCCCTGCCCTACCCTATGTTAGCTGCTCTGGGGCCATGTGTTTCAGTTCTTAGCTAAGGGCAGTCCATCGCTTCTGTACATGATGCTTTCTTGacattatgagaattaaatgttaGTTTCGCCTCATTCTTCAGGGACTGAGTTTTGAATTGCAGGTTGAAAGTCATCCTCCCTCGGTActttggttttttgggtttttttttaagattggcacctgagctaacaactgttgccaatcttcttttttattttctgctttttctccccaaatccccccagtacatagttgtatattctagttgtggcacgtgggacgccgcctcagcatggcttgatgagtggtaccctgtccgcacccaggatcctaatcagcgaaaccctgggcttaaccactctgccgtggggccggccccctccctcAGTACTTTGAATCGATCGTTCCATTCTCTTCTTACTTCTAGCCTTGCTAGTAAGCACTACTGTCTACGTGGTTCATGTTCTCATGTTCGTTATCTGtcatttctctcattctttgaGGAGTTCCTCATTCcctttaaaatgctgaaatttCACTGAAGTGTGTCCACGTgtgagtttctttatttttatcctgcTCAGCATGTGGTGGGCCATTTCAGTCTAAGAACTCAGGAGGTCTTCCCAGAAAATTCCtcacttttacttctttaaatattgactcccttcaccctttttattctttccttctggaactgctattgaacagataaggaaacttCTGCCCCATGCTCCAtgtctctttacttttctttcagattttccatCTTCATCCCTTTGTGCTGCATTCTGAGAGCATTCTGCTTCATCTTTTGGCTCATTAATTTGCTCTTCAGCATTTCAGTCTGTTGCTTATTTTGTTTCAGCAATTATAATCTTCATTTCCAAGAGCTcttattgattctttttcataGTCACCTGTTCTTGTTTCACAATAGCCTGTTTTTTCATGAATTTGATGCCCTTCTATATCTAAGGATATTAAGTATGTTTAATTTAAGCTGCAATTGATattgtttattatctgtttccTCGGTTGTAAATCTTTTGCAGTGGTGTTGGtattgatttcagttcttttcatGGTGTTAGTCCTTGTCTTGGGCTGTGCAAGAAGTGGCAGGGCACAGTTGAACAGCCCAGTTAGGGAGTGTGCACAAGGAGGTGGTCAGCTTCCTCTGGTTTCAGTTCCAGAATGGGGACTTCAGAGCCAGCCACTGAGCAGTGTCGTGTCTCTCTTACCCAGTTCCCAGATTCACTGCTTCCACTTGTGAGCAATCACTTTCTTTACTCCTCCTGCCCTACAAGAATGGGATACAGGGCATCGTGGGGTAAGCCAGCCTGGCTGCTTCTGCCATGGCATCCCGGATAACCCCTGTCCCTTGCTCCTGGGCTTCCCTGTTCCCAGGCTCTCCCACCTTAAAGTCAGGTGGGCCTCAGCACTGCTCCCACCTTTGGCAGTAGGACCTCCTGGCCCACAGCCTCCCTCTGCAGCTTCCATCCGTCAGTCATTCCTCACAATTTCCGGTGCACTgacttctccccttcctccttcagaGCTTCACTTTGTATTCCTTTATTTGTGTCCCTGGATTTGTTGCTTAAAGGGGAAGCTGCTGTTCACTCCATCTCCCGTCTTGAAACCGGAAGTCTGACTTGCATATTATcaatgggtttttttccccagagagctGAGAAACATTATAAAAGCTTCTTCTGCTTTAAGACGATGAGTTTCCAGCATTTTGTGCAAACACACACCGTTGTTTGAGCATGCTGGCAAATGGAACATTCGCCAATAAGCACCACCACTCCCTGGCTCCGAATGTCCCCAAATCCGCCAAGGGCAGCTCAGGCTGTCACGGACGATGACTGCAGCTGAGGGCTGACTGCGAGCGGTGGGACATCGTGGGGCTTTCTGGCGATGTTGGGGAGTCTCCCTCCTGGCTCCGCCCACTTCAGTCAGAACCGTTCCCGTTTCTTGTTTCTGGCTTTTAGCCTGTCTGCTTTTGCTGAAGCTGATCCAATAAAAAGCTCACATACCCAACATTCTTTTCCAGAAAGCACAGATATAAACCATCCTCGAAACTTCCCTGCTTATTGTTCCGTGATGTCAGCCTAGGTTCTGCCAGTGGGAACTGGAGGGACTCACGTGGGAAATAGTTGCTGCTGAAGTTTTTGGCTTACCTGGGTGTTCTTTTCTGGTGATAAATTCTgtatcttctgtttttcttctccaggtttgCTTCCTAGTTCATTTCAACATCATCTTAGCCTTGAGAATTCATTCATGGAACCACAGTGTTCCCGCAGTGGTGCCACCAGAAACACCTTAGTTTCTTGCCTGGTCTGTGTTTtatggtgctggtggtggtggtgacggtgCTGGTGGTAGTGATGGTTTGATGATATAGACACCTCTCTGTGCAGGTACCTTACACACTTGATAGCTTGTCTTCACAGAAGTCCCAAGAGGTCAGTATCttcagcccattttacagatgtacctgagacccagggaggaCAGGTCATTTGCCCGAGGTGAcgtagctagtaagtggtggagctggactTCGAATCCAGGgctcttttctttcccccttgTTCTTGTGaatttgcatttgcttttatTCATCATCACTCTTGGCTTCTCTCTAATAAACGACAGCTCCCATAAGTCATGATTCAGAACACAAATGTTTAGAGCTTCTGCCATGGTACTCTGCAGAGTGTAAGCTTAGCAAATCCTCAttgatatatttcattttgaCTATTGTCCTGTTTTCACTTGCTCACGTACTTAAGTGTTAGAGTTGGTGAATTCGCGCATGTGCCGACGATCACTTGTATGCCCAGAATCGCCTTCCGTCGTGAGCAGAGCTACCAAGTGTTGATAAGATGCTGGTCCCCTCCCCTGAAGGGCTTGCGTTCATGAGGACCGTTCCCTGGAGAGGCTCCAGTGGGGCTTGTGAAGCATCCTGCTTCCTCAGTGGTCTCCAGGATCATTTAATAGCTGGTAATGTTTGCCTTCCAGTGTTCACCTGGTGCTGTTGCACGCATCAGCTTCTATGATCATCGTGAAAATCTTGCAAGTGGGTGTTGTTCTTACTGTCATCCCTGTTTTGTGAGGTGGAATCTCAGGCATGTGGCTCGTGCAGGCCATTCAGGCAGGAAAAGGTGGAGCCAGAACCAGAGCCTGGACGgcaggccccagagcccagcctctACCTCCCCTGCGGCTGCCGTTCTCTCTCCTGAGCTGGGCGGCAGAGTGCAGCGCAGAACCACGCCCTCGGCCCGACTGGCCCCCAGCACTTTCTCACCCCGGGCTCGGCTCCTCCCCACGCAGGGTCCCCTTTCCAGGACATAGTCCAGCGAGCCGTGGTGAAAGCACATGCCCTGGAGCCCACCCGCCTGCTTTGACTCCCACCTCCACCGTTCACTTTCTGCGTGACCCTCTGCGAGCTCCCAGCTCTCCTGAGGCTTggttctgcatctgtaaaatggggtgaatATCGCCGTTTCATAGGGCAATTGTAAGCATTAATCAGATCTCCTCTGCACAGAGCCTCCCAGGGAATTGCAGCATATTGGTCTGCACAGGCTGCCATCACAGAACACCACGGACTGGGTGGTTtgaacaacagagatttattttctcacagttctcgagGCTGGAAGTCAGgttcaaagtgtcagcagggttggtttctcctgaggcctctctccttggcctgcagagggctgccttctcACTTCGTTCACATGTGGTCCTCCCTAATTCTGTGTGTCCTCTgcatcctcttctcttcttataaggacaccagctatattggattagggcccaccctaatgaccccaTTTATCTTATTTGCCTCTTAAAAGGCCCCatctcttggggccggcctggtggtgcagccgtgaagtgcacacgctctgcttcggcagcctggggttcgccagttcggatcccgggtgcggacatggcaccgcttggcaaagccatgctgtgataggcgtcccacatataaagtagaggaagatgggcacagatgttagcttagggccagtcttcctcagcaaaaaagaggaagattggcagcagttagctcagggctaatcttccttaaaaaaaaaatttaaaaattaaaaaaattttaaaaagctcccatctccaaatacagtcccattgTAAGGTACAGGGGagtaaggcttcaacatatggatttggagGGGACGCCGTTCAGCCTATAACATGCAGCATGCAAACCTTTCACCCACATCAATTCAGCCACACGATACTGAACAAAAAGGAGACAGGAAACGGAAGATCTTAAATAATGTGAGCAGTTCCACCCGCCGTTTCATTCCGTGGGTGTGTGGCCCAGAGCGAGAAGGGGGTGAGATGAAAGTCTGTTTCACGTCCAGCAGCAGCGGTTCCCCTGCGTCTGCACACGAGCTGAGTGTGGCCCGTGTTTAAGGATACACTTCATACAGTGTGGCCTGTAAACACCAGCCAGCCACCTCGTGTGGTGCTCAACCAAAGGAGCAGCCGTCAAGGCTCGTTTTGGGTATGTGTGGGTTTTGCCTTGTCCTTCTTTAGAATTGTAGCAGACGCTGCTGGTGGCCTGCCCTGCGTCCTGACCCCAAGTTGACCTGCAGCTGCACTCAGGTCCCTGCAGCTGACAGCGTCCCACCTCCTACACCTGCCTCAGGGCACTACCCAGAAAGAGGGCGAGTTAATGCCCTGGGGAGAGGGACCAGGAATCAGGAGGTAGAAGTCCCCACCCCGGTGGACTGCGTCTGGTTCTGCATCATCTTTCAGAGGGTCGCTGGCGGATTAAGCCCCAGAGGCCAGAGCAAAAACtggctctctccttccccatccctcacTTGTGCTTCCTGAGATCGCCTCTCAAATCCACTTCCTGCACCCAGGTCCACGTCTCAGGGACTGCTTGTGAGGGCACCCAGTCCCATGTAGGATGTTCCTGATACACAGTAAAGTCTCCAGAGATGGTCCACCAGAGATGTTGTCTGGGCACCTGCCCAGTGCGGAACTCCTGCTTCTAGAAGCCCAGCTGCATGTGGGTTCTCCCGGCCCACGCTGGTACGCTGGCCCTGAGACCATCCCTACTAAGAGCTTTCTTCTGTCCTCCCTTTCAGGTGATTGAGAAAAACTTGAGTGGCTGGTGGTACATTCAGATTGAAGATAAGGAAGGATGGGCCCCAGCAACCTTCATTGATAAGTATAAGAAGACCAGTAATGCCTCAAGACCCAACTTTCTGGCTCCCTTGCCCAACGAGGTGACCCAGCTCCGGCTGGGAGATGCAGCCCCGATGGAGAACAACACCGGCAGTGAAGCCGTGGGCCCCTCCCGGCCCCTGCCCGAGGCACCCCCCGGTGCTGTGGACTCCGGGATAGCGTGGTCCAAAGACTGGAAGGGTGGTAAGGAGGCCCTGAGGAAGGTGTCTTCAGACATGTCCTCGTGCGCAGGCTACGAGGAGATCTCGGACCCCGACCTGGAGGAGaagcccagcctccctccccggAAAGAATCCATCATGAAGTCGGAAGAGGAGGTGCAGGAGCGGGAGCGGCAGAGGGCGGAGCAGCTCCGCGGCTCCTCACCCAAGCCCCCTGGCGTGATTCTGCCGATGATTCCAGCCAAACTCACCCCCCCAGCCCGGGAGGGCAGGAAGCCGGAGCCCAAACCTGACAAAAGCAAGTTGTTCCAGCTGAAAAATGAGATGGGGCTGGAGTGTGGCCACAAAGTATTGGCCAAGGAGGTGAAGAAGCCCAACCTCCGACCCGTCTCCAAACCCAAAGCCGACCCCCCAGAGGAGAGGCCAGAAGCCGCACCCCAGCATCCCTTCTTGAAGTCCAAACCTCAGGTGAGGCCCAAGCCAGCTCCCTCCCCCAGGACAGAGCCCCCTCAGGGCGAAGACCCAGTGGACATCTGCAGCCTCAGGAGCAAGCTCAGGCCCGCCAAGTCCCAGGAGAAACCCTCAGCGGACGGGGAGAGCAGCCACCAGGCTGTCGGGGGGCAAGACGGGGCCTTCAGCCGCAGCTTCCTCCCCGGGGAGGGGCCCGGCCGCGCCACGGACAGGACGGGCAAACAGGATGGGCTCAACCCAAAGGAGATGTCATGCAGAGCCCCACCAAGGCCGGCCAAGACCGCGGATCCTGGGCCGAAGAATGTGCCCGTCCCTCTCCAAGAGGCTCCCCAGCAAAGACCTGTGGTCCCGCCCCGGAGACCACCCCCACCCAAGAAAACCTCCTCAGCGTCCAGGCCCCTCCCAGAGGTCAGAGGGCCGCCGCGTGAGGCCAACGAAGGCAAGGGAGCTCCTGCCCCAGGCCGGGCCCTCCTCGTCCCTCCAAAAGCCAAACCTTTTCTGTCCAACTCCTTAGGGAGCCAGGAGGACATGCGAGGCAAAGGCGGGCCGGGGCCACGGGTGACGGGCAAGATCGgagaaaacagggagaaaatggcTGCAGCCCCGGTTCCCAACGCCGACGGCCTGAAGGACTTGTATGTGGCTGTGGCGAACTTTGAAGGAGACGAAGATACCAGCAGCTTCCAGGAGGGGACAGTGTTCGAGGTCCGGGAAAAGAACAGCAGCGGCTGGTGGTTCTGCCAGGTCCTGAGTGGGGCCCCGCCCTGGGAAGGGTGGATCCCTTCCAACTATCTCAGAAAGAAGCCGTAGCAGCCTCCCTCCGTGCCTGGACGTCCTAAGCATCCCCGCTGGCTTTACCCACGTATTTAATATGCCTCTTAATTTATCCTCCTCCACCAGCTCCAAAGGAAGGCAGAGTCTGGAGTACCTGATTTCTTCCCCCTGTGGGTGGAGAGTGATCCCTCCCATCACAGCATCCcctggaggctcagagacacaCCCTTGCTTTCTCTTCACTCAGCATCTCTGCCTTAAGGCCAGTGGCATTGCCCACCCAGCAGAGGGACCAGAACCCACCATCTGCAGAAAATGTTTCTCGTGGCTTGGACCAGGCGTTGTAAGGAGCAGCCTTTCTGGCCCCTACCCAGTCCGTGACAGCTTGCTCTGATTTCTCCAAGTCTCTCAAAGCCCACTGACTTTATTCACTCAGTTTCCAAGATGCCTGGTACCAGAAAGAACTTCATCCCTTAGAAGTGGGCTCCATTGCCAATCCCAGGGAGGTGTCCTCTTCCCTGAGGCCACGGGACCAAGGCCTCTCAGGTTCAACCAGATGCAGCTGCCCCAGAAGTGGGCCTGGAGGTCTGATCGGCCATCCTGCCTTCCATCTTCTTCTGTCTTGGGACCCTGATAGTCCTGAAGGGTAGTTCCAGCTCCGAGCGTGCCTCACCCTCCTGCTGCACGCTCATCCATCCTAGGGCTTTCGAATAAGAATCCCCACTCGCCTTGGGGCGTTCCACTTTTGTCTACTTAGAGCAAGAATCTCAAAGTTTGTTTGAATAAGGGGGCCGTTCCCTTTGCTGAATAGCAGTAGGTGCCAGACTCTGAACTTGACACTTTACCTTCATGTTTCAACCCTCACAAACACCTTCTCTCACAacattatacccattttatagatgaggaaactcgGGCTCAGTGTGCCCAAGGCATTCTAGCtaggaaggggagaaaagaggatTTGAATGCAGGCCTGCCTGACTTCTGTGCCTGTGCCCTTCCCCCCATAAGAAGCAAACCAGACAGGCGACAGGGAGAAGCTGGCCAGGTGCCAGGAGCCAAGTCGCTTCCTTGTGTGGGTGAGGGGACATTTGTGGCTGCTCTCACACCCACCACCCCTCCAGCCCACTGCAGCATACCCTGAAGGCGGCCCTGGTCCCTCGGCAGCTGCTCCGTGCATGGGGATGCTCAGAGCCCTGGTGGCTGCCACAGAGCCCTGTTTCCTGCGCCTGTGCTGGTGCCCCTTCAGCGGGATAGAGCTCATGAGCAAGGGAGCTGAAGCAGTCTCACATGCCAGCCTCGAGGGGCCTGGTGGCTCAGGGACCTCCACCAAACTGAGCCTAGCAAGCAGTACCCCAAAAAGGGACAGGGACCCAAGGGCCAGGCAGACGCCTCCTTTCCCTCTGTGCTCGAgcttcctgctcctctctggcATGGGGAGAggggttttctctttttctcctgtacTTTCCCTCTCTCTTATCTCACTGGGAGGAACCCAGGGCAGCCATTTGACCCATTTTGACAGATGTGGTTCACTGAGGCACGCAGAGGCACAGCTGCACTGCAGAACTAGAATCTGGACCCGGGGCTTCTGGCTCCTGCCTGGAGCTCTTACTGTGGACCAGGCAACCTGGGGGGTGAAAGGGCAgaacccctccccaccctcccccaccctgcaggagaagaggaagtggCCCTGTCCTGCCCCAGAGATGTCCAGTTGAGAGTGTTCATCCACTGCGGTGCTTTTGGAACCACAAGGCCAGCTCTCCTGGGGACACTTGCTGTCCACCTGCAGTGCCAAAGATTTATGTGCGAACagcccccttcctgcccccaccccccccatgGGCTCTGGATGCTTCAGCAGGAGAAAGAGCTTCCTCTGACCCACAGGAGTATCTTTATGTTCTTCCGTCAGTCTGTAAATTGCATCTCCCCGGGGATCTGGGGCAGAGTCCCGAGGTGCTCCTCGCAGCGCCTGCAGGCCCCTTGCCTGACGCCCAGAAGCCttagggggagaagggaggctgggaaagggcCACCCACCTCTTCAAGGTCCCCTCGCTTGAGAGGAGACCTCATAGCACGTTTTCCTGAGTTTTTGATCCACTTTGGCTTAAACAGCTTTTGTGAAGCTGTTGTGCGGGATTTGACTACATTTCAAAAGAcaaactaaatttttttcttctgattcgCTTTCTGCTTTCATTGCCCTTTCCAAGTGTTCCGTGAGCGCCTGCTGCGTGCTGGGCGCTGGGTGGACCAAGCTGCGTGCAGCTCCGCGCCTGGCTGTGTGAGCTGTGTTTTGTGTTTGCTGACTCCACTGAAGCGGTTGTCTTTGGCCTCGTTCCCTCCTCCCGTTTGTCAGCTGGGTGGGAATGAACTGGCTCCACCTTTCTCTGGACAGAAAGTTCTCCTGCAaggaatttcagtttttattattattattgttgttgttgttattctgaTGTGAACTGCAGGTACTGAAGCCTCATTCCTCTCTGTTCACCTTCCTCAGGACACGTCTATGGCCTGAGGactcctctctccagctccttTTTGCCACAGTGGTAGGCACTTCCCCAGGCAACTGGAAGTGGGGCGTCTTGATGGCCGGTGGCACTCGCTCGCTGTCCTTGCCTGGGGAGTTGGGTTTATGCCATCCAAGACCGTGGCCACTATTCTGTGAGCAATTGATGGAGCATAGGCAAAACTCCCCTGGAGTTACAGCTGTGGAAATGTCCAGGGCTATAGTTACAACTCCCATGCCAAGCTCCGGGCAGGTCACCGGTGCTTAAACATGCTCCCTCCTTTAActtaatcctcacgacaacccCGTGAGGTGTGTAGGGTTAGCCCGACCCGCGGTGAGAAAGTTTAGGTTCTGGGGGTCTAGCCCCATGCCCAGCTTCATCCACATGCTGACCAAGCTGGCCGTTTTCTCCCTGATGCCCGTGACTTCTCCTCTGCCGTCAGCAGTGAACTGTGCATGGTGCTTGCTTCCAGGGAAGCAGGTGACCCTCCCTCTTAATTTAGGTTTCTCCTCCCTGCACCCCATCATCACACGTGTCAGTAGGCCAAATCACAGGCCAAATGCCCACCCAAAAGGCGGGCGAAGGTGGGTTTTTCCCTTAACTCACCCCTGCTTACTTTCTTGTGGTGACTATTTTGTCTTGCATTCTAGGGCAAAACTACAGCTTGTGGTGCCATCAAATCTTTGGAAAATCTGAGTTTTAGGACGCCCACTTGATAAAACAGGCCTTTGTTCAGATTTTTCGCTCCAAATCTCTTTCCCATTGTGTGGGTTTATGTCATCCTCCCGGGCTGAGACGTGGGGAGAGCTGGGCTCTGCTCGAAGCACTTTCAATGCCCTGCCCTACTGAGGAATTGCTAAAGCCCGTATCCGGCTCCCAGTGGTCATTTGAAGCCTCCACCACAAGGCCTCTCCAGGTAATCGATTTCTTAGGCAAAGTTCTTGGCCTCAGAACGTTTCTGAGCCCACTGGGGATCTTATTACCAGGTGGAATGTAGGAAAACAAGCTTGACACATTAAAGGGCAGGTGCCAAGTCTCCCAAGGTTTGGAAGGACCTAAGGCGAAGGGATGGACAATCTAGTATTTATTCAGCCTGTATCAAGTATGCAGCACTGAGTGGGATAAAAGAAATTGCTCCGCCCTCAAATAGCTGGCAGCTCAACATCATCAAGAACAAGAACATTTGAGGCTTGGCTCCCGTCCTTCCATTGTGCCCGAGTCTCGAAGTGTTGGGTCAGACTGCTCCCTGGGAGGTCTTGCCCAGGTCTTGGGACTGTGACGGTGGGCACTTAGCCTCAGCCATGCATGGCAGTCCTGTTCCCCTCTTGGTTGTCCAGGCCCATCCTTCAGGGCTTTTGCTGAAACAGCCATACCATACCATAGACCAAAGATTACCTAATGTCAAACTGTGTGGCCTGGA
This region of Equus quagga isolate Etosha38 chromosome 7, UCLA_HA_Equagga_1.0, whole genome shotgun sequence genomic DNA includes:
- the SH3PXD2B gene encoding SH3 and PX domain-containing protein 2B isoform X1 codes for the protein MPPRRSIVEVKVLDVQKRRVPNKHYVYIIRVTWSSGSTEAIYRRYSKFFDLQMQMLDKFPMEGGQKDPKQRIIPFLPGKILFRRSHIRDVAVKRLIPIDEYCKALIQLPPYISQCDEVLQFFETRPEDLNPPKEEHVGKKKSGGDLTSVDPMVLEQYVVVADYQKQESSEISLSVGQVVDIIEKNESGWWFVSTAEEQGWVPATCLEGQDGVQDEFSLQPEEVSWRYWSLPRPVGRRRTLGDLYAVSWRQEEKYTVIYPYTARDQDEMNLERGAMVEVIQKNLEGWWKIRYQGKEGWAPASYLKKSSGEPLPPKLGPGSPAHAGVLDLDGVSRQQNAAGREREPLHNQRDGRFEGRPAPEGDGKQRSPKMRQRPPPRRDMTIPRGLHLPKPPIPPQVEEEYYTIADFQTTIPDGISFQAGLKVEVIEKNLSGWWYIQIEDKEGWAPATFIDKYKKTSNASRPNFLAPLPNEVTQLRLGDAAPMENNTGSEAVGPSRPLPEAPPGAVDSGIAWSKDWKGGKEALRKVSSDMSSCAGYEEISDPDLEEKPSLPPRKESIMKSEEEVQERERQRAEQLRGSSPKPPGVILPMIPAKLTPPAREGRKPEPKPDKSKLFQLKNEMGLECGHKVLAKEVKKPNLRPVSKPKADPPEERPEAAPQHPFLKSKPQVRPKPAPSPRTEPPQGEDPVDICSLRSKLRPAKSQEKPSADGESSHQAVGGQDGAFSRSFLPGEGPGRATDRTGKQDGLNPKEMSCRAPPRPAKTADPGPKNVPVPLQEAPQQRPVVPPRRPPPPKKTSSASRPLPEVRGPPREANEGKGAPAPGRALLVPPKAKPFLSNSLGSQEDMRGKGGPGPRVTGKIGENREKMAAAPVPNADGLKDLYVAVANFEGDEDTSSFQEGTVFEVREKNSSGWWFCQVLSGAPPWEGWIPSNYLRKKP
- the SH3PXD2B gene encoding SH3 and PX domain-containing protein 2B isoform X4, which produces MCKEVYIIRVTWSSGSTEAIYRRYSKFFDLQMQMLDKFPMEGGQKDPKQRIIPFLPGKILFRRSHIRDVAVKRLIPIDEYCKALIQLPPYISQCDEVLQFFETRPEDLNPPKEEHVGKKKSGGDLTSVDPMVLEQYVVVADYQKQESSEISLSVGQVVDIIEKNESGWWFVSTAEEQGWVPATCLEGQDGVQDEFSLQPEEVSWRYWSLPRPVGRRRTLGDLYAVSWRQEEKYTVIYPYTARDQDEMNLERGAMVEVIQKNLEGWWKIRYQGKEGWAPASYLKKSSGEPLPPKLGPGSPAHAGVLDLDGVSRQQNAAGREREPLHNQRDGRFEGRPAPEGDGKQRSPKMRQRPPPRRDMTIPRGLHLPKPPIPPQVEEEYYTIADFQTTIPDGISFQAGLKVEVIEKNLSGWWYIQIEDKEGWAPATFIDKYKKTSNASRPNFLAPLPNEVTQLRLGDAAPMENNTGSEAVGPSRPLPEAPPGAVDSGIAWSKDWKGGKEALRKVSSDMSSCAGYEEISDPDLEEKPSLPPRKESIMKSEEEVQERERQRAEQLRGSSPKPPGVILPMIPAKLTPPAREGRKPEPKPDKSKLFQLKNEMGLECGHKVLAKEVKKPNLRPVSKPKADPPEERPEAAPQHPFLKSKPQVRPKPAPSPRTEPPQGEDPVDICSLRSKLRPAKSQEKPSADGESSHQAVGGQDGAFSRSFLPGEGPGRATDRTGKQDGLNPKEMSCRAPPRPAKTADPGPKNVPVPLQEAPQQRPVVPPRRPPPPKKTSSASRPLPEVRGPPREANEGKGAPAPGRALLVPPKAKPFLSNSLGSQEDMRGKGGPGPRVTGKIGENREKMAAAPVPNADGLKDLYVAVANFEGDEDTSSFQEGTVFEVREKNSSGWWFCQVLSGAPPWEGWIPSNYLRKKP
- the SH3PXD2B gene encoding SH3 and PX domain-containing protein 2B isoform X5, whose protein sequence is MPPRRSIVEVKVLDVQKRRVPNKHYVYIIRVTWSSGSTEAIYRRYSKFFDLQMQMLDKFPMEGGQKDPKQRIIPFLPGKILFRRSHIRDVAVKRLIPIDEYCKALIQLPPYISQCDEVLQFFETRPEDLNPPKEEHVGKKKSGGDLTSVDPMVLEQYVVVADYQKQESSEISLSVGQVVDIIEKNESGWWFVSTAEEQGWVPATCLEGQDGVQDEFSLQPEEEEKYTVIYPYTARDQDEMNLERGAMVEVIQKNLEGWWKIRYQGKEGWAPASYLKKSSGEPLPPKLGPGSPAHAGVLDLDGVSRQQNAAGREREPLHNQRDGRFEGRPAPEGDGKQRSPKMRQRPPPRRDMTIPRGLHLPKPPIPPQVEEEYYTIADFQTTIPDGISFQAGLKVEVIEKNLSGWWYIQIEDKEGWAPATFIDKYKKTSNASRPNFLAPLPNEVTQLRLGDAAPMENNTGSEAVGPSRPLPEAPPGAVDSGIAWSKDWKGGKEALRKVSSDMSSCAGYEEISDPDLEEKPSLPPRKESIMKSEEEVQERERQRAEQLRGSSPKPPGVILPMIPAKLTPPAREGRKPEPKPDKSKLFQLKNEMGLECGHKVLAKEVKKPNLRPVSKPKADPPEERPEAAPQHPFLKSKPQVRPKPAPSPRTEPPQGEDPVDICSLRSKLRPAKSQEKPSADGESSHQAVGGQDGAFSRSFLPGEGPGRATDRTGKQDGLNPKEMSCRAPPRPAKTADPGPKNVPVPLQEAPQQRPVVPPRRPPPPKKTSSASRPLPEVRGPPREANEGKGAPAPGRALLVPPKAKPFLSNSLGSQEDMRGKGGPGPRVTGKIGENREKMAAAPVPNADGLKDLYVAVANFEGDEDTSSFQEGTVFEVREKNSSGWWFCQVLSGAPPWEGWIPSNYLRKKP
- the SH3PXD2B gene encoding SH3 and PX domain-containing protein 2B isoform X2, coding for MDPLRAAPWKVYIIRVTWSSGSTEAIYRRYSKFFDLQMQMLDKFPMEGGQKDPKQRIIPFLPGKILFRRSHIRDVAVKRLIPIDEYCKALIQLPPYISQCDEVLQFFETRPEDLNPPKEEHVGKKKSGGDLTSVDPMVLEQYVVVADYQKQESSEISLSVGQVVDIIEKNESGWWFVSTAEEQGWVPATCLEGQDGVQDEFSLQPEEVSWRYWSLPRPVGRRRTLGDLYAVSWRQEEKYTVIYPYTARDQDEMNLERGAMVEVIQKNLEGWWKIRYQGKEGWAPASYLKKSSGEPLPPKLGPGSPAHAGVLDLDGVSRQQNAAGREREPLHNQRDGRFEGRPAPEGDGKQRSPKMRQRPPPRRDMTIPRGLHLPKPPIPPQVEEEYYTIADFQTTIPDGISFQAGLKVEVIEKNLSGWWYIQIEDKEGWAPATFIDKYKKTSNASRPNFLAPLPNEVTQLRLGDAAPMENNTGSEAVGPSRPLPEAPPGAVDSGIAWSKDWKGGKEALRKVSSDMSSCAGYEEISDPDLEEKPSLPPRKESIMKSEEEVQERERQRAEQLRGSSPKPPGVILPMIPAKLTPPAREGRKPEPKPDKSKLFQLKNEMGLECGHKVLAKEVKKPNLRPVSKPKADPPEERPEAAPQHPFLKSKPQVRPKPAPSPRTEPPQGEDPVDICSLRSKLRPAKSQEKPSADGESSHQAVGGQDGAFSRSFLPGEGPGRATDRTGKQDGLNPKEMSCRAPPRPAKTADPGPKNVPVPLQEAPQQRPVVPPRRPPPPKKTSSASRPLPEVRGPPREANEGKGAPAPGRALLVPPKAKPFLSNSLGSQEDMRGKGGPGPRVTGKIGENREKMAAAPVPNADGLKDLYVAVANFEGDEDTSSFQEGTVFEVREKNSSGWWFCQVLSGAPPWEGWIPSNYLRKKP